GTCATCATGGATATGATAAGACTGTCACTCACTTGTCAAAGTTCAGATTGAACTTCACCCTCGGTGATTCCTCCACCAGTTCCTCCTGGTAGTTTGAGTCCATGGGGCTCAGCTCTTTATCACAGCTCCCCATCGCCAGGGCACACACCAGACGGTCCTTCTTCACCTGCTTGCCCTTTGACCTCTCATCTCCCCTGTCATCTGTCTCCAACGAGAAGGGTTTGGGGTCCGGGTTTCTGGATGTACTCATGATGTCTTCTGTCCACTGTTAGAGTCCTGAGGGAAGATGGAGACCTTCCATCACTTCCATTCACCAATCGTCAAAGTGGCACCACTGAACCCTTACAAACTGTAGCAGTGACACTTTGTACAGAGGGaggttgtagcctagcgggtaacacactcgcctatgaaccagaagacccaggttcaaatcccacttactaccactgtgtccctgagcaagacacttaacagtcccgggggggactgtccctgtaactactgattgtaagtctctctggataagggcgtctggtaaatgctgtaaatgtaaaattaaaagtagtttttttattgaacgTACTGAAATGGTTCGTATTAAATGGACTTGAGTAATCCGAATCTTTATTTAGAATATttagaaatgctgtaaatgtaaatgaatacggttgtggccaaaagttttgagaatgacacaaatgctggttttcacaaagtttgctgcttccatttttattatgccaatttTGCATCTACTCCATAATgttgaagagtgatcagatgatgtccctctttgccataaaaatgaacttaatctcCCCAAAAAGcatgcaatagcttctttccacaggccatcagacaactgaacacCGAGGGACTCTcctctgcaaaaagtacagggattggactggtGAGGTATGGAGTaaattcatgtgtggggctgcttctcatccaactgagaacatgtggtcaatcctcaaaaGGCtggtaaacaaacaaaaacccaccaaTTCTGAGAATTctgaagttgattgacagcacgtCAGGGCGAATAGCAGAGGTGTTGAAATAAAGGTCCAACTCTGCAAATATTGACgctttgtataaacttgatgtaattgtcaataaaagccattGAATCTTATAAAATGCttataattatatttcaatacaccacagaaacaactgacaaaaagacctaaaaacacagaagcagcaaactttgtgaaaaacagtatttgtgtcattctcaaatcttttggccacgactgtagatCAGAACCGCTGGGTTCTGCTGGTCATCATGTTCCATCTGAGATCTCATTACTTATCAGACTTTAAAAGGTCTCATAAAAATCTTAAAGctccaaaaaaagaaaccaatgGGCGGCCTTCAGTATTTGTTCTGTGGGAATTTTGCTCTGAGGTGCACATGGTGGTTCATCTCGTGACGTTTCACCGCCGGCTGCCTGGACAACAACTACATTCACTGATGTCCTGCTTCTCCCTCTCCCAGGAAACCACAGCTTATTTTCTACAACGTGGCTTCTGCAAAACCACATTTCCAGGGGTGCTGGTGCAGACAGACGTTCCTTCAAAAGGGGAAGGAGAGGGTAACAGAAACTGCGACTGAGGAACCCACACAAGATGCTCTAAACGTGGACACGCCCACATCCTCCTCACTGCTTCATGATAAAGAACACATATCCGGCCATGACAGAACCTCGGAATGTGGCTTCCATCGGAAGCTGATCTCCAGGACCTCCTAATGGGCTCTGATTTGGTTATCGGCGCGGCCGGGCGTGCAGATGAGCTCACCGCCTGTCAGCTTGGGACGATACGCAGCAGCCGCTGCCACCCACGTCCTTACCTCCTTCTGCTCTCACTGAGCGGATGAACCTTTTCTCCGATCAATTCTTCTCAGGCATAGAGCTGCCCAGACGGTAACAACCATAACCATCACCTAATAATGCAAGAAATTCAGATGTAGAAAACGTAACTGTACTTACACAATGGAACAAAGAAGGACGGTGTAGAGCAGGAGTAGAACATCTGCTGCTCGCTCCACTCCCTCGGATCGGCCCTGAAGCGTTAAAAGCCCGGGTATCCGTATTGATCCTCCGCCCCAGTCCTAATGCATCCCATCACCCCGCACTCTACACACGGCTCCTCCAGACGACCAAATCACTTCAGTTGCATGAAATACGATGCGCGGGATCGTGCTGGGCTTGCGTCCTTCTCGTCGTCATCGTTGGggagcttcctgtctgtctgacaGCAGCTGCTGAGGCGTGTGGTCATGTGCTattacagaaaacacacacacacacacacacgctctcagTGTAAGAGCATCTGTGTATGCGGAGCTGCTGTGGTTAACCAGTCGCTGTACTGCGAGTTTCATTTCCATCAACCGAGTCATGACaaggtaagataagataagataagataagataaatctttattagtcccacaagtaggagattgcacttgtcacggcagaaagtgtaataggtaatagcagcaaaaacagaggtaatagataaataagataaatatgtatctgtatatatatacaaatttacaatttaaacactttaacagaatgtgccgaagtgtgtgtgtttgtctgtgtgtgtgtggtcagctgtgaggtctttgttttagagtctgacagcggttggaagaaaagaccttctgaacctctccttcccacatggtgggtgcagtagcctgtcactgaaggagctgctcagtgctgtcagagttcaCTGCacggggtgggagatgttgtccaacagggatgacagcctagccaccattctcctgtcactcaccacctccacaaCAATCTTCAAAAATCTCCAATAAAAGAAGACAGTATCCTTCCACTCAGTATCATGCTGCGCTGATCAATTATTCACAGTAATGCAGTACGTCTGGAATCAAtcgttttatttaaaaaatacattattttacaatttttatCCAGTTAAGAGACATCGACTGCTCATATTCGGTCATTAAACACCATGGCGACGCCCACAGCCGAGTCCACATCCCTCCCATAAACCACAGGCAGGGGAAACGCCCGCTCCACTTCCTGTCTCAGAACCTCATTACGAGACAGGGCACTCCCACTACCCACAATCCTCTTCACTCCGACCTCCTGCAGCATGTGGGCGGGCATCATGGCTGCAACGTTGTCGAGGATCCCGCGGCACAGGGCCCGGGTCACGTGACCCAGCGACAGGTTGGCTGGTGAAATGTTGCACACCAGGCCGAGGCGGGCGGAGTCGTGCCTTTCTCCCAAGATGGTGGGCGTGACCCTCAGGTCAGTGCTGCTCTGCTGGAGCGCCGACTGGATTAGCCGACTGTAAATACTGGACTCACTCAACTCAAGACCTGGATTGAAACATACCACCAGatgaggggtcagaggtcaccgaAGACCACCAGattagcaaaataaataaataaaaatttgcacGCACGCATACCGAACTCTTTCATCCACTCATTCAGCATTCCAACAAAGGCCGCCACCGCGTTGCCGCCATTcagcgccgccgccaccgccagGTAGGAGCCGTCAAAGTAGGGGAAGTACGAGACGGCGGAGCGGGCGTCAGGCACGGAGCCGGGTGTGAAGTCGGGTGGCATGGCGAAGGTCAGCTGGGCGGAAGTGCTGACGTTGAGGACTGTGGAGAACACGACATGGTTTTAACTGCCGTTAAACTCGCCGCTCCCCATTTCTGATGAGAGTGTTCTGCATCACATCTTCAACGTTCGGGAGCTGTTCTGAGCtctacctacatttacagcatttaccagacgcccttatccagagcgacttatagtcagtagttacagggacagtccccccctggagacactcagggttaagtgtcctgctcaggcacacgatggtagtaagtggggtttgaacctggggctcCTGGTTCATAAAAGTGAGTGTTtaaccctctaggccaccaccattCAATGTTCCACGATCTACCTGCATCATCCCTGCTGCTCATGCAGGAGTAGACGCTGCACTGGAAGTCCCCCAGCGCAGCACCGACAGGCGTGCCGGCAGGGATCCCATGCCATACGGAGAAGGTGCGTCCAGCCAAAGCGCCGGCGTCCACAGGCTCCGGGAGGAGATGCAGCGGGAAGGCAGCAGGCCGTAAACTGCAGGCAGACGAAATCCTCCTGAgcccaataaaacacacacaccaaaaacaccacAGAACGAGATATTTCCTCCGACGAAAGGAGCTCCGAATCAGCCGTACATGTCCAGGTTCCACCGGCCAGTGACCGTGTTGAAGTATCCCCAGCCGGCAGCGTTCTGCACAGACATCACACAGTTCTCCAAGCCACACAGCATGGACACCACGTAATCATGAATGGTCCCGGCCACACCGAACTGCTGCAGGTACGCGGGTCTGTGTTGGAACCGAGCAGAGAGACAGCGTCTCAGTCAGACAGGACAATGCACCACACCTATCTCTGCTGTGAGAAACCGAGATTACTGGTGTCTCAGCAGCCAGAAAATGGTGGTGCAGCCGAAGCCTGTGGCCAGGCTGATGTGAGAGTCTGGCTGTGGcagcgcagacaggaagtcatcgCTGCAGCGTCCATCCTGCCACGTGATCAGCTGACTGACATCTTTGGGCCTGAACATGCGACCCGCATCCGCGCCGTACCATTcacaacctggcaacacacagTCCAGAATACAGGCATCTCAGTGACGTTGGTCCGAACACCAGATAAGATCCGCGGTGAACTTCTCAACTGATCGTTCTCACCTGCCATCGCTCTCCAGAGCATGATTCCATGCATCTGTCCAGACacgccaacacacaccacattgCGCAGCTTCTCTCTGGGCAAAGACGACATGCACTGGTTGAGGGTGTGGAGGATTCGTACCGGGTCCTGCTCCTTGAACTGCATCGTAGAGACAATAAGTTAAAATGGAGTCActcttttatttacatatttttatttcactcatatttttttaatcatattttcaAACACTGGCCAGTTTCATAAAATGTCAGTAGAAGTGAGTAGAAGAGCAACGTGGCAGAAAACTAAAGAAGAGAAGGGTGATAACGTAcaagaataaaagaagaaagagcagAGCAAAATAATCACCCGGAAAAACGACAACAGACCAACACGTGACAGCGGTTGAAaacccagattttttttatttaaacggCTCTCAGGGCAACAAACTGGAAATCTGTAGCAAATACTACGGAGCCCCCTAGTGGTCATGCAGCAGAAGTAAAAAAGAATTAGGTGAGGTGGTGGCTCATGTGGCCTGAGACCTGCTGGATGGGAAGCAGGAGGAAGCTGcatggtagtagcatagtgggtaacacactcgcctatgaaccagaagacccaggttcaaaccccacttactacctgagtgtctccaggggggtaatgtccctgtaactactgattgtaagtcaggaGGCTGTATGGGAAACTGGATGGGATGCAGGAGGGGGCTGTAGACCTAATACACAGAGTGCTCAGCATGTCCATAATGCATTCCTGTATAATAACCCAACACAGGTATGTGAAGGTACACAATGTACACTAactaagaatatatatatttttaaaaggaaTGCATTATGAACATACTACGTGCTGTATAAGGCCTACTTCCTCCTGCTTCcatgcagatttttttggttttgactctaattggtgtttttttgtgtgaaactgATGATGAGACAACGTTTATTTTCTGACTGTATTTATAGTACGGCGTTCTGGAATGAAATTCATTATGGGTTATTCCCCAAAATTCCAGACGTCTCGGAATTCTCCTTAAAGGACATTATTTTTGGTATAAAGATCGTGATTGTTATTAGAATACTTTATATTAAAACGTGATGTAAAAATAAGCTGAGCAGATGTGTAAGTGGGGAGAAAGCGGGACGACGAGCGGCTACGTACGCGCGGGTCCGCCGCGGCGCTTCCGGCCGCCCCGGTGGGCGCCGCGCTGCTGCCCGCCACGGTTCTACTCCCGGACTCCAGCAGCACCGCCTTCACCGACGTGGTGCCCAGGTCGATGCCCAGAACGTACCTCGGGGGAGCGACGGGGAGCGCCATGCTCGCCGGAACTCGGGTTTGGTGCGCAGCGGCCACCGTACGGTGTCAAAGGTCACGCTCGCGCTCTTCAATGGCAAACGTGTTGTATCGTTttaatttcacacattttaatgcGATATTCATGTAACGAGAACTTAACGAAACTAATATATACCGAAAACAAGGATACTTGGTGGCATTGATGTGTGAGGCGAATCGGAGTCCGACCCATCATGCAATGCGGTGGGGAAGATGGCGGACTGATGGGGCTGGTGGATGCGGAGTTAGCCTGGATTGGTTTTTATCGTTTAAGAAAAGGAGTATATTCGACCCAGTTGACTATTTGCGGCCGGTTCGACGTTTATGTACGTTAATGTGTGAAGCATGGTAATTTGTGTCCGACTGTGAAGAAAACGTCGGTTTCATTTTGCTAAAAGATTCGTCACGGTGAGTGTTCGCAGGTTGCACCTCATTTACACAAAACCCTCGACTCAGCAGCCTGCTGCTCGCAGAATGAATGAGAGAAGCCTTTTTCCAGCTTTTAAAGCTCATTCGGAACCTCCGTGACCCCTTATTAGCTTAATTACTGTTCTGACTCGCGGTGTTTTCGCACTCGGTTCGGTTGAAACGTTTAAAATGACTCGGTTCGTCATTTTCGAACCGCCCCGAACCATCTTAATCGCGATCACGTTAGCAGGTGGTTCGGTTCGATGGATCGGATGCTTTCTATCAAATTAACCCACGAACTGAGCACGAGTTCACGCATTACTGTTGTTTTGGGTTCACCTACTGGCTTTCATAGTTTTAATTAAGAACAAATGTAGTCTATCTGTGGCCAGAATTGACTGTCGGGGGTCATCTGataagtcccacttactaccatcgtgtccctgatgaAGACTCTCAACCTGGTTAAGGGCGtgtggtaaatgccataaatgtgttaCTGGTATTTTAGCTGCGTGTAGGGCTAATGGGAATACATTTTTAGTGTCGCCTGTCAAAACGCACATTGTCGCATCTAAGATGCAGGGGACAGACTTGAACTGCAGTTTGCTCTTGGAGGAGCCACTGCATGAAGATCTGTCTTAATGAAGCGCCTGTGATCTTGTTAATGGATTTGATGAGGTGTTGAGTTGGATTGGATGTACAAAATAACAACAAGATGGTCATCCATTCAAAAACGTCAGACCTCCCAGTGCATCACCGCATctaaaatcatttttcttcTCAGAATGGAGAATTCAACTGCTTACAAATCTTACAGGGGGGCAGACACCCCTGCTGGAAGCAGCCGGAACCATACGTGCTCTCCTGTAGAACCTACTGGCTTTCAGTGTTTTAATTGAGAATAAATTAGTCTGTCTGTGGCCAGGATTCACTGTCGGGGGGTCTTCCAGCTCCCTGCCTGTCAGCAAGCAGATGCTGTGACTTTCTGACCTCTGAGTTGGGGAGAATTTGAGGTCTGCGCTTTGTCTGAATGGTTTCCAGGTTGCAGACATGGCCACGCTGGCAGCAAAGCGCGAAGGTCCCCAGTTCATCAGCGAGGTGGCGATGCGGGGCAACGCCGCGGTGCTGGACTACTGCCGGACGTCCGTCTCCGCACTGTCCGGGGCCACCGCCGGCATCCTGGGACTCACGGGACTGTACGGCTTCGTCTTCTACTTCCTCGCGTCCTTCCTCCtgtccctcctcctcatcctcaagGCGGGTCGCCGGTGGTGGAACAAGTGCTTCAAATCCCGACGGCTGCTTTTCACTGGCGGTCTGGTTGGGGGCCTTTTCACTTACGTTTTGTTCTGGACTTTCCTCTATGGAATGGTTCATGTGTACTGAAACcacaattaaatgtgatttCTGACGAGCTTCTAACACAATTCTGTACCTTGAGTCATCGATTAATTTATCTTgagagaaataaatgaacagaccAGACCCTGCATCCCAGAaataggtgtttttttttgttttttttttgctatttactTATGCATTTGAACAGTGAGCAGGTTTTTAGATGTTAATGTACAGTAGTACTTACAGACGTCAGGGATTATACATATTGACTTATATTCATCATATGTCTGTGTTGACTGTAATGCCGGATATGTACTGTTATCCTGACTGAGAGTAAAgttgctgggttttttttaatatatattaaagatGTTAGGTAGCAGGAGGGTGGGTCATACAGATTTCTTTAGTTATCTgatgtgtttttgaaaataattttgctCACATTCCATCAGTGACCGACCCTCATGTGAACAGGATTCATCGTTCCACAAAGGTGTCCGTTCAATAAACATTAATCACCAGGTTTGGTGTTTAGTTCTTTTTCGTTTTATAGTGTTAAATACGTTTCATTAGATCAGTTTATTTTTAGCAGCAAAAATGGCACATACTCTTATACacgggactggatcaaagtggctgtaattctgcaccacgactgaatttcagaaagagacttcagatacaggaCTAGGCCgatattttcataataggggacctttaagaggAAAAAGGCACCAGTGATCCTGGCAGGACTGACAGATATGGAAGTTGAGGAGAAGGGTGGTATTAACTAGGCAGATAAGACACTCGACcatgaaccagacaaccacaaggtcccacttactaccatcgtgtccctgagcaggactctcAACCTGGTTAGGCGCGTGTGGTAAATGTGGTGTTACTGGTATTTTAGATGCCTGTAGGGCTAATGGGAATTAGTTTTTAGTGTCCCGTGTCAAAACACATGTTGTCGCGTCTGAGATGCATTGGATCCAAAAATCAATTTTCTTCTCACAATGGAGACTTCAATTCCTTGCAAATCCTACAGGGGGGCAGACACCCCAGCTGGAAGCAGCCGGAACGATAGGTGCTCTCCTGTAGGCCACCTGCATCGGTCTGGAGGTTCACTCGTGCGACTGTAACTCCGGCCTCGCAACTCCTGACTGAGGCCTCGGCCGGGCAAACGTCAATTCTGAGCCGTGACAACGGTGAGCTTCTGATGTTCTGCGGGGGGCCTTTTCCGGTGATGTCTGCCTGCCTTCGACGTTCTCCCCTCTCTGTGCTTCCTGGGGACGGTGGGTTTCCTAATTCAGAGAAACGTCACTATCCCTTCAAAATGCCTCAGGTACAGACAGCCTACAAGGTTCTACCACGGGACTGTACCTGTCCGTCTCAAACTTCTTTTCTCGGTAGAGGGAGCTCTTGCTCATCATATACAGCAGGATCATATCACACATGAACACGCCCTGCGGCACACAAACAAAGGAACTAAGGTCACGAgcaagacatgaaaaaaaaaaatatatatatatatatatatatatatataaaaggtcTCCTTCCCAGAATGCAATTCAGGAGCAGCAGTGCCCTCTTCTGGTCCTAACAAGTCCTACTCACCGCTCCCATCAGGGCGAGTCCAGACCCAATATTAACCACCGTGGGAATGATGCTGAACTTCCCAGCCTGCAGAGAGGAGGTGAGGGTCAGGAGTCGGAATTCGGAATGGAAACGGACACTCGGGCGTCGTACCTGTCCATTCACCATGATATCGATCCGTATCCCGTACACCTTGTACAGGGTCCGGTACATGCCTCCCTCAGAATCTTTATAATAACGCGCAAACCTGAGGAAGAGGGCACACGGTACCTGATCTTCTGGCCAGCAGAGCAAattcatacagtacagaccaaaagtttggacgccttCTCATctaacgtgttttctttatcttcatgaccatttacgttggtagattctcactgaaggcatcaaaactatgaatgaacacatgtggagttctgtacttaacaaaaagtggagacctggagacctctacagtcaccggacctgaacccagtccagatggtttggggtgagctggaccaacaagtgctaaacacctctgggaactccttcaagactgttggagaagcatttcaggtgacgacctcttgaagctcatcgagagaatgccaagagtgtgtaaagcagtaatcagagcaaagaaactagaatataaaacatgttttcacttatttcacctttttttgttaagaacagaacttcacatgtgttcattcatagttttgatgccttcagtgagaatgcaatggtcatgaagataaagaaaacacgttgaatgagaaggtgtccagacttttggcctgtactgtacatccagCCCCATTCCAGACGAGTACCTGAAGTTATACCCCGAGCTGACGGAACCTTGTGCGTGGACATCGAGGCGCGTGAAGCTGTAACGGGGGCCGCACCGCGACTCGTCTTTATCCAAGTCGCAGTTCCACTCGATCAGCACTCCGATGGACCCTCCCTAGGAAAAGAAAAACGTGCCGACCGCCACACAGTTCCTGAGCTGCGCGTGTCTACCGCCTGACCAGCGATAACGAGAAGAACCCTCACCACCACGGCCAGGTCCTCAAAACTGTGTCCCGTCCAGTTAACGAGGTCGCCCAGACGGAAGATGGGGCAGTAAGGATGGTGGAGCTGGTTGTACGTGCACATTTTTAGATACGTGTCGTTCCTGCCGTCCAGGACGTTGGACCTAGCGGGGGACATGTGGACGTCAACGTTGTCCCCGGCAGCTCGGGTTACAGCGCTCGCATCTCGGGGTATAAATAGGCGTTCTAtttaaaggggggggggcgcagCTGACGCGTGGTGCTGCCTTTCACACACTTACTTGGAGAAACCGAACTTGGGAAACCTGATGTAGTTCTTGATGTAGATCGTGAAATTTTCGGCCTTTTTCAGCAGGGCCTCCCTgaagtgaagaagtgaagtgattgtcattgtgagacactgcagcacagcacaaggtgcacacagtgaaatttgtcctctgcatttaacccatcaccctgagtgagcagtggccaccatgacaggtgaccggggagcagtgtgtggggacggtgctttgctcggtggcacctcagtggcaccttggcggatcgggattcgaaccggcaaccttctgattacgaggccgcttccttaaccgccaggacaccactggcccaaaCACTGACACAAAACATCAGGTCAGGAACCAAGCCAGCGAGGGGTGGTGAGGACCATGAAACTCACACGGGCCTGTAGTTGCTCTCGACCGGGCACCAGCCGTGTATCTCGCACGTGCCCGTGTCGTTTAAACAGCGTCCCGTCTTGATCCCTGTCGAGATCACAACCTGCGTTAGACGAGACCCGCGGGCCACGGGCACCACGCACACCCCCACGCGGCCGTACCGTGACCGGCGGCCACGATTTCTCCGTCTGGACAGTCCGCGTGGTCCGCGCAGACCCCGTCCGGCACCCTGGGGCTCTGAAAGGGAACAGGGAGAGGGACACGCGGCGTGGGACACGTTCACGCTGTGTTGCGGTGGCAGGGTTTCTCACCTCGGGGCAGAAGCCAAGTCTCTGGCCCGGCGTCTCAATGTAGTTTGTCACGATGAAGAAAACTCTCTCTCCCTATAAAACAACAGTGACGCGGTGACAAGCGCCACCTTGGCGGACACATATGCGTGGCTGTGAAGGAGGGGGACTTTACTTGAGGCGGGATCACGTAGTCCTCGGGACCCCAGAGATGGAGGCCGGATTCGGAGCTGTTGATCAGGGTCACTCCTTTCAGTTTAGTGATGACGGAGCTCTGCAGCGCCTCCTCTCGCTCCTGGTAGCCTTTCTTCCACAGGAACACCCACCTGTGGACGGGAGGGACGCTGTCCAGGTCCAAAAATACTGGCATGCCTCCTGTAAATATGATGAAACACCCCACAAGGTCCCGagaggggtggtagtatcctagcgggtaacacactcgcctatgagccagaagacccaggttcaaaccccacttactaccatcgtgtccctgagcaggacacttaactctgagtgtccccaagggggtactgtccctgtcactactgattgtaagtcactctggataaaaacGAGTGACCCCTCCATGTCCCCAAGAGGAACTCGCCGACAAATGCGAGGATTTAGAAGGAACTCCTACCCGACCAGGTATCCGACCACCGCCAGCTGGAAGACTCGGAACAGAACTCCGACCTTCTTGTTCTGGGCGATGACATACTTCTCCGTCTTGTAGTcgaggagggagaggaagaaggGGCAGCTGGTGGCGGCGGCCATGGCGCACCGCGA
The window above is part of the Denticeps clupeoides chromosome 6, fDenClu1.1, whole genome shotgun sequence genome. Proteins encoded here:
- the shpk gene encoding sedoheptulokinase isoform X2 gives rise to the protein MSSLPREKLRNVVCVGVSGQMHGIMLWRAMAGCEWYGADAGRMFRPKDVSQLITWQDGRCSDDFLSALPQPDSHISLATGFGCTTIFWLLRHQPAYLQQFGVAGTIHDYVVSMLCGLENCVMSVQNAAGWGYFNTVTGRWNLDILRPAAFPLHLLPEPVDAGALAGRTFSVWHGIPAGTPVGAALGDFQCSVYSCMSSRDDAVLNVSTSAQLTFAMPPDFTPGSVPDARSAVSYFPYFDGSYLAVAAALNGGNAVAAFVGMLNEWMKEFGLELSESSIYSRLIQSALQQSSTDLRVTPTILGERHDSARLGLVCNISPANLSLGHVTRALCRGILDNVAAMMPAHMLQEVGVKRIVGSGSALSRNEVLRQEVERAFPLPVVYGRDVDSAVGVAMVFNDRI
- the shpk gene encoding sedoheptulokinase isoform X1 — its product is MALPVAPPRYVLGIDLGTTSVKAVLLESGSRTVAGSSAAPTGAAGSAAADPRFKEQDPVRILHTLNQCMSSLPREKLRNVVCVGVSGQMHGIMLWRAMAGCEWYGADAGRMFRPKDVSQLITWQDGRCSDDFLSALPQPDSHISLATGFGCTTIFWLLRHQPAYLQQFGVAGTIHDYVVSMLCGLENCVMSVQNAAGWGYFNTVTGRWNLDILRPAAFPLHLLPEPVDAGALAGRTFSVWHGIPAGTPVGAALGDFQCSVYSCMSSRDDAVLNVSTSAQLTFAMPPDFTPGSVPDARSAVSYFPYFDGSYLAVAAALNGGNAVAAFVGMLNEWMKEFGLELSESSIYSRLIQSALQQSSTDLRVTPTILGERHDSARLGLVCNISPANLSLGHVTRALCRGILDNVAAMMPAHMLQEVGVKRIVGSGSALSRNEVLRQEVERAFPLPVVYGRDVDSAVGVAMVFNDRI
- the emc6 gene encoding ER membrane protein complex subunit 6, with the protein product MATLAAKREGPQFISEVAMRGNAAVLDYCRTSVSALSGATAGILGLTGLYGFVFYFLASFLLSLLLILKAGRRWWNKCFKSRRLLFTGGLVGGLFTYVLFWTFLYGMVHVY
- the p2rx5 gene encoding P2X purinoceptor 5, which produces MAAATSCPFFLSLLDYKTEKYVIAQNKKVGVLFRVFQLAVVGYLVGWVFLWKKGYQEREEALQSSVITKLKGVTLINSSESGLHLWGPEDYVIPPQGERVFFIVTNYIETPGQRLGFCPESPRVPDGVCADHADCPDGEIVAAGHGIKTGRCLNDTGTCEIHGWCPVESNYRPVEALLKKAENFTIYIKNYIRFPKFGFSKSNVLDGRNDTYLKMCTYNQLHHPYCPIFRLGDLVNWTGHSFEDLAVVGGSIGVLIEWNCDLDKDESRCGPRYSFTRLDVHAQGSVSSGYNFRFARYYKDSEGGMYRTLYKVYGIRIDIMVNGQAGKFSIIPTVVNIGSGLALMGAGVFMCDMILLYMMSKSSLYREKKFETDRKPTVPRKHREGRTSKAGRHHRKRPPAEHQKLTVVTAQN